agtcgccgtccctggggctgttcaaggcaggactggacatggcacttggtgccatggtctggccttgagctctgtggtaaagggttggacttgatgatctgtgaggtctcttccaaccttggtgatactgtgatactgtgatgatcaCAGAGCAGGAGGTATCTGACTCTAAAAGAGTTCTTCAGAGGGACGGTAACTCTCTGATGTGTTACATCTCACCTGATGTTACAAGATAGCTTCAGATGCCCACAGCCCAAGATTTAACTAGATTGAGCCAATTGCATATTGACTAACAACGTGCTGCTcttccaccactgctgcagtACTGCAGTATAAACACCGCCTTCATGCCAGTAAATGCATATGCCAAGAAGCCTGGGAAGGGCTGAACTCCTGGTTTGCAGAAAtaccctgccagcatcaccagaTCCCTTGATACCAGAAGGGACAGCTTCACACTCAGCTTGTGTTTGCCTAAAACCTGTCTCTGCAGGTGCCCATTTTTGTGGCCTAGACTTCAATGCACAATCACATATGTGTAAGCATCCAATTTCCctgccttcctgtgctgagttGGGTCCTCTGCCTCTCCACTTGACACACAGAGTACTTTGTGTGTTGTATCAGCCTGTGTAATGAGTATGCACAGGAGGATGAGATTTGGTAAACAAACTAATAAATTCAGGAGGGACAAGTATTACCTAGGGAGCTAGTTAACATTTTCCAGCATCATTAGAACTAGATGGTTATAACTAACAAAAGACTCCTTTTATTTCATGGATTAGCGCCTTGTGTGCCACTAGGAGATGTTTACACACTGCATATGAGCTGCACATGGATGAGGGGAGAAACAAAGAAGGGAGAGCAACTGTGTTGTACCATGAGCACAGAAGAGGCAGTGGAGCCTGACTGTTAATGTGgagagaggtgcaggcagctgagACACAGTGTCATAAAGCAGCTACACAGAAACCAGGGTCACCTATCTCCTTTCTTATGTGCAGCTGAGGAGACAGAAAGCGTGGAGGAGGAAGGTTATGCTGAAGTACAGAAGGTGTACGAGCTTGTGAAAGCTCATCTGTGCCCCTGTGCAGATGTTGAGTCAGATGGGAATCTGTGAACAGCTATGAGGTAAACTGTCTCTTAAAATAAGGAAACCACTTGGTCTTGACTCACTGAAGTGTTGCCAAGACATAGCCGTGGCTGCATCTTCATGCATATACCATACATCTGAATGCTGGCTATGGGTGAGAAGTCACTGTGGTTCTTCTTGCTTTAGTGAATatttggatttctttttttcccaaaacTAAATAAAAGTTTTTTGCATCTGTGTACACACTTCAAATGCATGCAGATAGCTATAAAATCACACGTGGTGTTCGAGATGCTGATACAAAGACTGCTCAAACATTGGTGCTCAGGCCTTGCAAAAGAGGGAGTGATTTTTCCAAAAGATTTAACTCCTACAGTTCAGGCATTCCTGAAGCTGAAGGAATCTGCTTCATTTTGGAGCAGCCTAATCCCCAGAATTATCTTGAAAGGGTTTAGCACTTGTGAGAGGACTTGACTGAACACCACTGTAATGACTCAGTTGTTGGCACTGGCTTGGTAGAAGTAGGGTGTAGCCCAATGAACAGGTTTAATTGTCATTTTTGGTGGCCAGGGTCCCTCAGAAGCCTTCATGCTAATATTTAACACCTCTTCAACTTgactgtgctcagtgctgctctcctggAAAGGCACTTCACTGCACTGGCTTCATCACACTCCCAGGTGCATGACTGGAATAAAGTAACTTCTATATCTGACATGACTCAGTCTGGAATGCACTAAgaaaagtgtgcccagcaggtctaaggaggttctcttccctctctgcccCGGTGAGACCATGCCTGGAATACTGTGATCAcctttgggttccccagttcaggaaagacagggatctgatggagagatTCCAATGGAGAGCTACCAGGATGACCATGGGACTTCAGTCTTGAGAAGGGAAGGTTGAGATGGGATCTTAacaatgcctataaatatctgagaggtgggtgtcaagatgaaggtgccagtctctttttagtagtctgcagtgacagggtaaggagcagtgggtaaaagctagaacacaggaagttccacctcaacacaaggagaaactacTTTACAGtgcaggtgacagaacactggcacaggctgtccagagagattgtggagtctccttctctgcagactttccaagcccacctggatgtgttcctgtgtgaactactctaggagatcctgccttggcagggggtgttggacttcatgatctctggaggtcccttccaacacctaacattcaatggttctgtgatatcaaagaatcatagaatgatttgggttggaagggatcctcaagatcatcttgttccaaccccactCCATGACCtgggataccttccactagatcaggttggtcaaggccttttccaatccagccttgaacacctccaggaagcagtagatccacaacctcccttagcaaactgttccagtgtctcaccacccttaatgTGAAGATTTTCTTTCTTGTCCACTAAGAAAAGCTACATAGAGAAGAGTATTTTGTTTTCTGATAGCCACATATTGATTTGCATTCCACAGTGTATTAATGAAGCATCATCTCTGATGGGGGGAagggtttagcctggagaagaggaggctcagggctgacctcattgctgtctacagctacctgaagggaagccaggtggaggttggtctcttctcacaggcaaccagcaatagaacaaggggacacagtctcaagtcatgccaggggagatataggctggatgttaggaggaagttcttcccagagagagtgattggcattggaatgggctgcccagggaggtggtgcagtcgctgtccctggaggtgttcaagcaaagcctggatgaggcacttagtgccatggtctagttgactggctagggctgggtgctaggttggcctggatgatgttggaggtctcttccaacctggttaattctatgattctatgactttgccTAACTTTATCTGTGCCATTGAAAGCCTaagggattttgtttgttttctagtGCTCATGGTGTGGACTGATGGCTGTGTAAGGGCATTTGGGCAAAGCCTCTGGTTCACCTGAGCAGGTATGAGCCTTTGGCAGGAGACTGGCTTCACCCACCTGGCTGGCTGACAGTCAGAGTCAGGATAAACAAAGACATGCCCACTGCAAAATACTACAAATGGAGTTGCAGAGAGGCTTTCTTAGCTCGCAAGATGGTGATGATAAAGGGAGGGTGATGATAAAGGGAGGGTGATGATAAAGcgagggtgatgtctgctctttgttttcatCCTCCTTAAAGCTAGACAGAGCCCACCGGGTTTATCTTAATTACAACAAGGGCAGAGTAAATCCTATCCCAACAGGTGAACATTAGAAGAATGAATTACAACAGCATAAATAGGTCATGTGAGTAGCCATGTCCTTTTAATACAGTAAAACTATTGCAAAACCAAGTTTACATGTTACCTAATTAAATACCATAgaaagacacacacaaaaaaaaccccagagtgTATGTTTAAACATTAGCAGCTATGCAAAGATATAAATGCTACATAGGAAAAATATAACCATTTCAGAGTGATTACAGTAAATAAACATCAAGTTTCTACTACTTTTCCCTAATTAAAGAGCAATATACCTTCTGGCCAAACAGAGAGACTACTACACGTGAGTACCTGACTGCTTAAAAAGTGCAAATAATGTGATGTGCCTTTTAATCTTTAAAGATGCCTGCATGAGTTAAAAGTAAGCACAGCACATTCTGTACAAGATTTTTCTGATGTGCTTTTgcttcttcctctctgcccttCGTGTTTGTCACTGTGTTACTGGAAGAAGACATCTTTCCAGTACAGTCTGTCTGCATATGCAGTTGCACTGTGCAAGTCAGCACAGTATGAGCATTACCAGCAGCTTGTTTATAAAAAGAAATACAAGCACTATAAAGATAATTAATGTCCAGGGCGttctttttcttattatttttttcctatgacATTAACCAACATTTCATTTGATGAGAAACAGCAATAAAAAGATGTCTGTAAAATGCCACTGTAATGCCTTTAGCCAAATCCTCATCCCCTTTGCACACAAGAGCCATAAGATTATCCCCATTTGAAGGCTCCCCTGGCATCAGGTGGAGGTGGAGAAGGTGAAGTCCTGTCTTGAAGTgctggtttttttcccagcaggctATATGGAGTACAGTGACATTTCAGTGGGTATAATCAATCAGCTCAAATTCAAGCAGCACTGTGAATAAGAGAGGACTCTTTTTACCCTTAGACTCTGGTAATGTGAGTACGTTTCAGCAACGGAGCATTTCAAGATCTAGAGGAACTGAGACTACACAGTGAGGTGAACCTCAATGCCAGAGTGCAGCAAAGTGGCTTGGATTTCCCAAAGCCACACTGCTTGGCTGTCATGCAACAACGATACGACTGAGCAGCTTTATCTCCAGGCCTGTGCTCTGCAACACACAGCACCTTGAAGGAACTGTGAAGCGTCTCAACCACGTCTGTGTGGCAGCATGTGGGCAACCCCTTAAAGCTGGGTGCAGaatccagagaaaggtgaaagGGAAGAAACTTCCTCCTTCATGACAACCACTGTCAGGATCCGTGATGCTCCATGCATCTTCGTAGGTCAGATGTTTTGTGAGATATTGCCTGGCCAAATTCGAAGAAGTCTTATGCAGCCATTAGGAATGCTGATAAATGAATATGGTCTGCTCAGCCCTTCTGTCCTGGAAAACACTCACATGCCTCACTGATGCTTGCACAAAAAATGCAGTGGTAAACAACAACATGGATTTTACAGTCCTGGGCAGTTTGTAGGAAGAGGTGAGACTTAGATTCTCATTGattgtggtttgttttcattttgtttgaaACACTGCTAGCCTGTGAAATGCTGAACATCTTTAACATGTAACACTAGCTGAAGTACCTGTGGATCCTAAAATTGGCTCTGGGGCAGCAAAACCTAATGGCAGGTAGAAGGTTGTTTCAAGTTCTCTCAAACCCTGAAAACTAGTCTGAGAAAATAGATTACTTTAAGCGTGCCCATGTGCCCTTTTCCCTGGGGGCTCAGTGAACGAGTCATGATCCTGACTCCCCATGCAATTAATGCCTAGTAGCAACTCTGTTTACTGGTGTTTTGCAAATTTGTGGACTTCTACTGACTCCAGAGAAGTTTTAGTCTTGGCCTACTGCTGTTTAAAAGTGATTTGAATTCTATTTAACTTGAATTTTTTGCTGTATTTCTTGCTTAGGGATTAATAAGAGCAACAGAGAGGTCAATACAAGAGTTCATGCTGCGATCCTCAGCTAGGACTGCATTGTGATTTCTCTGGATTAATCAGATCTGAAAATAAGCCAGGTTGAATTAAATTTAATTGCTACTGGCATACTAAGAGCGGAGGTTGGACCACTTTTCACTGAAATGTGAGAGAAACCACTTCCTCACAGGTATAGCACTTCACTGAGAACAGGGTGAACTGTGGAGGTGGGAACTCACGGGacacaggaaaaacaaagcagaaagcttTGTTGCCCTGTCTGTGTTAGAGAAGAAATGGCACGCTGTCATTCTGGTAAGGTTTACTGGATTTTGTAGAAGCTAGACATTGTGACATAGGCTTCCTCACTGCTTGGTGACATTTCACTGGTAGGCAGCCTCTGCAATGTGGTGTCACCATTAAAGGGCTCTTGGCTGGGCTGGCCGGAAGAATccagaggagcagtggaggaAAGGTTGAAACCTTCATCACATAGAGGCCCCCCATTGCTGTGGCACACCTCGTATGTGCAGGAGCTACAGTTTCCTTCACTGCCTGTAGGCTGGTTGGTGCCCAGGAGTCTGTGCAGGGCTTCAGCTGGCCAGATTCCTCCATAAGTCACAGACAAGTTCAAGTTGCTTTTGTCTATCATCTCAGGGACTGTCTTCAGGTCTGATGCGCTCCTAAGTTTTTCTGGAAGGTTTGTCTCTCGAGTAGTTGGTGGCTGCAGAAAATTTTCCACTTCACCTCTTGCTCTAATGCCGTCCACTTTATGGATATGAACATAACCCAAACTGTCTGGGTTAAAGCTTATATCAAAGCTCTGCATGGTAAAGGAACAGCATGGTCAGTTAACAGTGGGTGTTAGCTTAAAAGAGGAGGTACTTTGATAAATAATCTGATTATTCGTTTGACAAATGCATAGTTTAAGGTTATTGCCACACCTTATGGCTTGTAACATTTGTCCACCTGGCTTTTGTCTGGCAAAGCAGCTCATGTACTGTGTAACGCATGAGGAACTCTGCTAGCTGTGTAAGAGTACACCATGAATGTTAGCAaagagtccttctccagccccatAACCATGGTCTTATAGAACCAGTGAAGCTtcttggttggaaaggatcaaTGGAGTCCAAGTGGTCCAACCTTCTGCCAGAAACAGGACCTGGACTAAGTTATCTGAGACATGGAAATTTCCAACAAAGGCCAACACAGGTcacctcacagtatcacagtatcacagtatcatcaaggttggaagagatctccacaCAACCTGCACAATATTTGGTTGTTTTCAtgaagaaagtttttttttttccttataccCAAGTTAGGTTTGTCTCTAAGCAGCATGTGGCCTGCTGCCTCTGGCCCCGTCACCGTGCCACCTTGGGGTAGGAGCACCTCTGCCCTCTCTCTACCTACGCTTTACGTATTGGGAGGCTGTGCTTAGTAGTCCacaacctcagcttcctcttttctATAAACATACTCATTTCCTTCACTTTTTCTGCATATAACAAGCTCTCCAGCCCCCTGTAATTACTTTGCACAAGTACTTTGCTCAAGCACTAGTTGGATTTTCTGTTATTTCCATGCACTTGACTAGCTTCTGCCTATGCAAAACTCTGTTCTCTTCTCTGAAATGTAGAAGCAATTTCTCAAAGATGTCCCACTTCATGCAGCAAATACATATTCTGTCCCTCACGAGTGTTAATTTGTTCCAAATGGCCTATATTCAACTGAAAACAACAGTGGAAGTACTTACATTTTTGGGTTTCTTGCATAGTTGCTCAAGTGTTTTTTTATGATCAGGAAGATTGGGCCACACAGCAGGCTTGATCCTGAAATAACAACAGTACACAATAAGGggctcaacagcagcaaaagaggGACATGGGGTTCATATTGCATAATTTCTACTCATTCATACATTAGGGCAGGCTTGCATTACCCAGAATAAaagacaggagaagagaagtTTTGGAGGTATCTGAATATTTATTGCTCTCTTCAGTGCACAAATTATCAGAGTCTCCAATTCTCCAAGTAGAGGAAAGGCAGCAAATTATGCTGGTGCAGACCTCATTTTTGTTTAGCTGTTTTTAAATGGTTTTGCATGTTGAAACCAATTTCTGCAAGTGAAAAAAGATGCTATGGTTAAAGTGCAAATTTGTTGATATTTGCCTCTGCATATTTACCTAAATTGAAGGACTTCATGTGGTCCCACTCACGGGCCAGATATCTGTGCTTCAGACACCTGCATTGTAGCCTTGTCTGAGAGACCTCATTTTTACTGCCTTGATCAAGGAAGTGCTCATGTTGTGCTGCAGCAAACCCTCTACTATGATGCATCTAGACAATATctggatctcaggaagaagtctggatgtaaggaagaagttcttcacagaaggagcgACTGgtcattggaaggggctgcctggggaggtgtggagtcactgtccctggaagtgtttaaaaagagacaggatgtggcacctggtgccatgatttagctGATTAGATaatgctgggtgataggttggacttgatgatctctcaggtcttttccaacctgattgattctgtgtgatATTGCCCAAGTGACATTAAGTGTTGCAGGGTTATAAATACAGTCATAGAAGTATATGAATACATACTTCTGTAGCTGTGTCTGTATATGTAGgtatacatacacacatgtaTAATCTCTCTTCCTGTTTTAAAAGCTAAACCTCTGCATCCAAGAAGTCTTACCATGAAAAAGCCTtgtttcctcagcagtttggcatAAGCAGAACTTCTCAAAATTAGagaccagcagctgctcagcaacagttcttgtggagggcctgtaggctcgaaaataggcttatttatgccttgccttgcctggacatgtttttctacccaaaccagaggtaaacacattaaaaaggGGCATAATAGGCCCGGTGtcatgaagtctggcctgcccaggacccctgtttgtGTAAACATGTTTATGTAAGCCCAtgtgcccagctcatgcttgcCGGTGCTAGCCTGTGTGCttaccatatttggaaagtccaggcctgtggcttttgcctattatggtactgtttggctgactgccaacctgattggtcattctagtggccaagggaccattaatctcggcccacatttgataagtGGGTGTGCACAGATAAACAACGTGCTCGGACTCCCCCAGTCGCTTACGTTCAGGCTCATTCGCTCATTATTAGATTCAGgttcaccagcactgcttatgCCTATTGGCtttgctggctcctggccagctgtgcacacctgcacaccactgtggtgagtgATCAGGATCAGATcttgtattgcctgcctttacctacagagctcagactcccatgcAGCTGCGTATACTATTGCACACCTGCTGCCATATGATTACCTGGTGTGCGCCATTGCCaaaagctgccaggagcagacccacttgtctgcacatgatcagcctgaGTATTCAGCATTAggccatgctcagactgcatggcatTGTAtttcctctgcacctgagatcctgcctacgtaTCCCTGTAGAGAGCACCCAGAAGAAACCAGCAGTACAAAGTCAGagactgcatcctttccccagaagccggaaggattcttctttcccctaaagctgggaggattccagcctcaaagtccacaggcaaagactcccctgaagtttggacacttgcataagctgtgacgtagccccagagggtgattgataattaataagaactgttaatgcctctgtaatttctattgcctcctgccatagagcagaaagagctttcagcccacctgctgggcaaatagtatatagaccccaagcagcattaagtgGCGaggaaaatcctctctctgtttatagtttgaactgtttgctaattattaataagttatggttggatattaatcctagaatgttttcatgaccatgtagATCCATTTAATATTAAATTTCAGTGGTTAGggatggtgagagttcagaatattgaagttaataaatatatatttgtatagaatatcatctctcaccaattaatttctcccctctgccacaatgggtgtaggtggcagaatacccctctgcgacAACAGTAAAAAGATCCATAAATCTCAAACCATATCTATATTTGCAAATAAAATCAAGGGAGCATTCCCTGGTGGATGACTCCAGTGTCTAGAATGTTTGACTATTAAAACTGTCCTCAGTGTGGCTTGATGGAGTCCAAACAGCACATTCCCAGGAAATTCCCATGTGCAAGTCGGGAGTTAGCACCCAAGCATTGCTCTCAAAAAGCAGCTTACATGTAGCTTTCTCTCTGAATGCAGCTGGgtattgtcatagaatcatagaatcaaccaggatggacgagacctccaagatcctccactccaacctagcacccagccctatccagtcaactagaccatggaactaagtgtctcatccagtcttttcttgaacacctccagggatggccactccaccacttccctgggcagcccattccaatgccaatcactctgtaaAGAGCTACCTCCTAATATCCATTTTATACCtcctgtggcacaacttgagatgggTTGCTCTGAATACCACCAAACAGCCTAGGATTTTCTGGCTTTGCCAGTAGTTTATCTCCCCTTTCCACTTCACATTATGGTCTCACCAGATTATCTACATGCCTGTAAATGTTCTTAAATTTGCCAACTGTCTATTCTACATGAACTGATAGAGCcacatattttaaaatatgtttACAGCTATTTACCTACTGCTGTGTAGACAACCTACCAAAAGAAAGCAAGAGACAAAGGGTTTCACAAAATcagtcacagaaccttagaggttggaagggacctccagagatcatcaagtccaatctccctgccaaggcaggatctcctaggatagttcacacaggaatgcatccaggtgggtttggaaagtctccaaagacagagactccacaacctctctgggcagcctgctccatggctctgtcacctgcactgtaaagaagtttctcctcatgttgaagtgaaacctgctctgttccaggctgtagctgttgctccttgtcttactgctgctgaccactgaaaagagattggccccagccactggacacccacctctcagacatttgtacacattgatcagctctcctcttagtcttctcttccccagaccaaacagccccagggctctcattcatagaatcatagaatcaaccaggttggaagagacctccaatttcagccagtccaacctagcacccagccctagccagtcaactagaccatggcactaagtgcctcgtccaggcttttcttgaagacttccagggatggtgcctccaccacctccctgggcagcccattccaataggaaatcactctctctgtgaagaacttcttcctaatatcattCTCTCATTATTTCCATTTCCTGTATAATGAATGTATCTGCAGTCCCACTTTTGCCATGTCTGTTTTGGTACGAGATACAGAGCCTGGTTTCACACATGACTGCCTCGATTTGAacacagctgggctggtggctgaTGCCATCACCTCCTCGATGCaaacagccctgccctgctacTTTCAAGAGCACTGCAGGGCAAGCACCCTGGGAAGTCAGCCTATGAAAGTGAAAGAGTTTCCAGATCTCTTGGGACTTTACTAaaacctgcaggctgccttctccTCTGGATTTTGATTAAAGCTTTTGACTCAGTTTTGCCTTCAGTGAGACATTGACTCTCCGAGTATTTTTTGGTGACTTCAGCTCCCCAAAGGTCTCAGTGTTTCACACCCAAGATTGAAGTCTGCAGTCTGCCAGCACCCTCTCTCGTATTGCACACTTTACTCTTTGTCTGAATCTGGCTTAATATAGAGGTCCAGAGATGGGATGAAAATAGTTCACAAGTATAACAGGGAAAGCAGTGAGTGTCAGAACAGGACTAACTTACAATAATTTTTCTGATACAGTCTTAGATTACCTGTTTTCCCAGAAAGTTATGACAAGAACAATCATGATGATGATCAGCATGAACCCCAGAATGGAGAGCATAACCAGGACCACAGTGCTGGctaaataaaaacaaagaacaTGAGATAATGCAGGTAAATGTTACTTACAGTGTTAAGCCACTCTAATTATACTTTCTCTTCAGGTATTAAAATGGAAAGCAGTGCCAAGCATTGTACTTGTCTGTCACTGAACTGGTGCAGTGGTGCATTTCTCTTGTCTCCCTGAAGGAGGAAAGAGGTAGGTTGCCAGAACATCTGTGTTTGACTGAGTTCCAAGTTGAGTTCCCAGGCTGTATTAAAGCAGCTTGAAGTCTGCTATCATCACTAGTGTATTGAAGCCACCACTGATGTATCCTTACAGTAGTGATGCAGTGACTGCTAACATGCATAATGTTGAGGTGCCCCAGGGTATTGATGTTTTCAAATGAAATGGTGAGATCTTATCTCATGTCATATCTATAATTGAAATGTCTTTTTTGCCCACGAATCCTGGGCCCTGAAACAGTTCTTCTTTCACCACTCTTTGTACCTTATCTAAAACACTCAGTGCAAGatgctcctcctcctgcaatGCCAGCTGGCAGTAAGCAGGAGCGAGTCTGCATTCATCTCCCTTTGCATCCCCCTCATGCCTTTACAGCAGCATTTAATCTATTCTTAATGTCCTTGAGTGAGATttaacttcatagaatcatagaatcaaccaggttggaagagacctccaagatcatccagtccaacctagcacccagccctatccaatcaactagaccatggcactcatgTGAAGAGTTAGCTCAAGACCAGAACaatactgctgctttctgtgttaTCTCCTCTGGGGTGCCCTGTGTCTGTGAAGGATGACCCTGCTGTGGCTATAGGCTCTTCCTTTTCCATGCTCTTCTCAATTCTGCAGCTAGGGCCCTCTAGGAAGCCAAGGACCCTCAGTTTTGCTTTCCtccacagagaagaaaatggtTTTTGCTCTTACAACTTTCTGTGAAGTGCTGCTCCTTTGCAGTCCTGAAGCTCTTGGAAGTGCTCCATTCGCTCCACATGCCCTTAAAGTAATCTCCATTGGGCTGTGAACGTACTTTGACTTCATACAATGCATCACTATGAAGCTTTTTCCCCAGCAGTTTTACCTGAAGGAATGATGACTCTATTGTCTaagcacatacacacacacacaaaaaaaaaaaagcaattatTTTTCTAAAGGACACAGGAAAAGCACTGTGCTCATTGGGATGttctaataagagaaattagGTCATTggttgaaaaaaagaaaataagtgaTACAGTCTGTATCATACATTGGCTTGATAAAAGGGGTAAAAACCCCGAAGTATAAACAACTTGCACCTCTTTTGCTTCTCAGCACTGGTTCTGTTTGCTCCtctctctaatctcttccaTTAACCTTGGCTAACACATAgcaagtaagctttgctggttgttttctgtctgggggagagagagagagagatggtggtgttgggccccttctgggcttatTTCTTTCGTCTGAGaggggagtttggatttctgcattatttctaaattgtatacagttgtaaatacctgtaaatatattgtgtatatatgcttgtaaatttagcactgctgttgtgctagttcgaagctagctagaatgttttggtgg
Above is a window of Pogoniulus pusillus isolate bPogPus1 chromosome Z, bPogPus1.pri, whole genome shotgun sequence DNA encoding:
- the IL7R gene encoding interleukin-7 receptor subunit alpha produces the protein MTQTSSALGIFILLLHTAFGESGCTSADGDGTFGDDESGNFDIDCFSQLEFKESYSSLTCNFTELPPRNTNYTLALCTKEGNNYLCFDMEKQEDVYFSQFSDILSNKDICVNAETKRKVCWSLVVTDVVKPEAPFNINITYQKEANEYLVHYSTPHSWKKYLKDKLIHQVAYRQEEDTWKTIESSFLQVKLLGKKLHSDALYEVKVRSQPNGDYFKGMWSEWSTSKSFRTAKEQHFTESSSTVVLVMLSILGFMLIIIMIVLVITFWENRIKPAVWPNLPDHKKTLEQLCKKPKNSFDISFNPDSLGYVHIHKVDGIRARGEVENFLQPPTTRETNLPEKLRSASDLKTVPEMIDKSNLNLSVTYGGIWPAEALHRLLGTNQPTGSEGNCSSCTYEVCHSNGGPLCDEGFNLSSTAPLDSSGQPSQEPFNGDTTLQRLPTSEMSPSSEEAYVTMSSFYKIQ